The Calothrix sp. PCC 7507 DNA segment CAGCGCTTTTAGGGGAGTAGTGTAGAAGACACGTTTTCCTCGCGCTAGGGCGCGAAAGATGGCGTATTCGCCTACTAATGTTTTGCCCGAACCTGTGGGGGCACATACAACTACGGAGCGTCCAGCGTTCAGGGACGCGATCGCATCTTTCTGGAATTGATCCAGTTCAAAGGGAAATATCGTCCCTAGGTCAAGTTCTGGGGATGGTGCAGGATAATTCACTCAATCACATTTGCAACCAGACTGATTACTATATTAACGGCTATTTTGTCAACTTCGTTATTGGTCATTTGTCATTTGTCATTGGTTATTCCCACTTGCTCCCTTATCTTCCCAGTCCCCAGATCATTTTCCCAATTCTTGCGATCGCTCTGTGGCTGCTTTGACGGCTTCAATTAAAGCTGATCGAAATGCGGCCTTTTCTAATTGGGCAACTCCGGCAATTGTTGTACCACCAGGGCTGGTGACACGATCTTTGAGTTCTGCTGGATGGATTTTGGTTTCTTGTAATAGTTTCGCTGTTCCGAGGACAGTTTGCAAGGCTAGTTGATTGGCAATGGTTCTGGGTAAGCCTACAGCGACTCCTCCATCGGCGAGGGCTTCTACCATCAGCGCCACGTAAGCCGGGCCACTTCCAGATAGTCCTGTCACTGCATCCATTAGTGTTTCGGGAACTTCTACGACTTCCCCCACGGCTGAAAAAACTTGCTGTGCTATTTGGTAGTGCTTGGTGTGGGTGTAAGCACCTAAACAAATTGCTGTAATTCCCGCGCCCACTGTGGCTGGAGTGTTGGGCATGGCTCTGATGACAGGAAATTGCGGAAATCCAGCTTCTAGCTGAACTAAGGGCACACCCGCCAAAATAGAGATGACTAGGGGTGTGTCTGGTGTGATCGTAATATCTCCTAATTCTTGAGCGATCGCACTGAATACTTGCGGTTTCACCGCCAAAAATATTACTTCTTTGGTTTGCTCAAAAACCAAGCTATTATCTGTCGTCACAGCTACGTTGTATTGCTGCTTGATGAAATTTTGGCGTGAGGTTTGCGGCTCGCTGACTATAACTTCTGATGGTTGATAAATTCCCCGCACAATAAGACGGGATAATAGAGCCTCTCCCATTACCCCGCCACCAATTAAGCCAAATTTAATAGTCATTTGTCATTTGTCACTAGTCATTGGTCATCCCTTCGGCTGCGCTCAGGGCAAGTTGTCATTTGTCATTGGTCATTTGTCAAAAATGTTGGACTCTGGACTTTTGACCGTGCCAATTTTGGATTTTGGATTTTGGATTGTTCAGTACAAGCTATGTACCGCATAATTTTAGATTTTAAATTTTGGATTTTAAATTTGTAAAATTTAATCCCATTCTCAGCAATCCAAAATTTAAGATTAGTCAACCCTTATGGGCGCAGTCAATCTAAAATCGCAAATCTAAAATCCAAAATTGTTTGACTCTGGACTTTTGACTAGTTTAACGTTATTGTGCCATCCGAGTAGCTTCGTTGCCCCAAGTTGGAGTTACACCTGGAGTACGTGCGGGACGTGCTGGTGGTTGTGGTACTTCATGTATAACTCCACCATGTGTACTAACTTGGACACAGCTGGGTGTGAACAAGAAGATACTTTCACCAATGCGCTCTTGGTGTCCATCGAGTGCGTAAGTGCCACCGGCGACAAAATCTACTGCCCGTTGTGCTTGATCCGGGTCCATAATAGTTAAATTTAATACTACAGACTTACGCTCACGCAGTGCTTGAATTGCCTGGGGCATTTCTTCAAAAGTGCGTGGTTCTAATACTAAAACTTCCGAAATTCCGTTAATTGCTCCTGGCATACCTATTACATTCCCCATCGGCTTTGGACTTGTTGCTGCAACATCATCCCCCATTGTAGGCATGGGTTCCCGCCAACGTCGATTCTGTGCGGCGGCTTCTTGGGGTATTGCTTGGGAATTCTCTTGTTGATAGAGATTTTGGTAGCTCTCTGTCTCTGGCTCGTCTTCGTAGTATTCGTATTCCACTTGCTCATTTAGACCAACAAAGTCTCTGAGTTTGGAAAATATATTGTTCACTGTGTACGCTCCTGGTGCAAATTATCCTATATCTTTAATCTGGCTAGCCATAAGTTGTTTTAGCCAGACGCGATCGCTACAATGAGCAGCTTATTTAGCAAATTTCTTGCTAGTTGTAGCCCATATTACAGGCCTTGGCAATTAATTGACGCTTCCGGATAACGTCTGGACATTACTTAGACGCGATATTGAGTCAAGATTATATCCTAATGTTGGTCAGAGCGGAAGTTTATTTATACCCTATTTTGCTCAAGCAATTGCTTTTGTCAATACTATGATCTTTTGTCAACTATTTAACAAGCCTGCTAGAGAATTTTTATGTATTCTCTAGCAGGCTTTGGTGGAAAATCAGCCCAAAAAATGTGTTATGAGCGATCGCCAAACAATATAGTTCCTAATCGTACCATCGTTGTCCCAGCCTGCACTGCCAGCTGGTAATCGCCTGACATACCCATTGATAGGTGCTGCATTTTGATGTGCGACCAGTTTTGATCTTGGATTTCTTTTGCAAGTTGGCGAGTACTATTAAAGACATTTAAAATCCCCGCATTATCCAATCCCAAAGGCGGAATTGTCATCAAACCCTGAATTTGTAAATTTTTACATTGATTAATTACAGGTAATTCAGCTAGTAGTTCTGGCACACTCCAACCGGATTTGCTGGGATCAGGGAGAATTTTCACTTGCAAGCAAATTTGGGGACTTACACCGATTTGTGGCGCTAATTGATTCAGGCGTTGTGCTAGCTGCAAATTATCAACCGAGTGAATCCATTGAAATTGTTCTAAGGCCTTTTTCGCTTTATTGCTCTGCAAATGTCCAATAAAGTGCCAGGTAATATCAGATAAGTTTTGTAACTCCATCTGTTTGGCGGCGGCTTCTTGGATGCGACTCTCAGCAAAATCCCGAATTCCTGCGGCATAGGCAGAGCGGATGATTTCCGCAGGAACTGTTTTGCTAACTGCAATCAACTTGACTGCGGCTGGTAGTGCGGCGCGAATTTTGGCAATACGTTCGTTAATCGAACTAATCATTGGAAGGTGCGTTGGAAAACACTCTGAAGTTGATCGTACTCCTGGGGTTGTCCACTGCGCCGCAGGGTACGTAAGCGATTTTCCAACATCATTCTTGCCTCTGTTCGTCCGATAGACTGGAATTTAAGCCCTTTAACATCATTTGTCACCAGAAAAAATAAGCGTTGGGCATAAAGTGTAGTGAATAGATCCTGATTGTCATCAATCATAGAGATCCTGTAGAGTAAACCCCAAGTTGGATGATTTATGTAAGTTTCTGCGCTTTCTGGATTCATTTAGTAGTCAAGGTAAGAGTATATTTATATCTTTTCGCAGTTAAGTACAATCGTTCAGACGATATTATCGTTCTTTCATCAGAATATTTGTACAGAGTTATGCGAAAATTAGCAATCCTTGCCGTTTACAGGCGGTGATGAAGACCTTGATCTAGTTTTTGATGGGCAGAGTTCAGTTATCAGTTACTTGTACTGAGCGGAGTCGAAGTATCAGTTATCAGTTATCAACCAGAGTCCTTGACTGAAAGCCTGATAACTTTAGCTGGCGACAAGCCGATTTACCGTTGACTGTTAACTGTTAACTGTTGAGTGCTGTCAGTTGTGCCTGAGCTTTGTGCAGAGATTCATACCATTCTCTCTCAGGATCACTGTCTGCGACAATCCCTGCTCCCACTTGTCCCCAAACGGTGTTGAGTGCTGAGTGGGGTAGGGGAGCTAGTAGCAAGGTACGAATCAAGATATTTAAGTCCAAGTTACCCCGCCAATCTAAATAGCCACAAGAACCGTAGAATAAGCTGCGTCGCACGGGTTCTAGTTCTTCGATGATTTCCATGCAGCGGACTTTGGGACACCCTGTGATTGTGCCACCAGGGAATAAGGCACGAATCAAATCAACGGCAGTGCGATCGCATCTTAAGCTACCTTTGACGTTGCTGACAAGGTGCATCACGTGACTATATAGCTCAATTGTCAGCAATTCATCAACAAAAACTGTTCCCCAGTCACAAACTCGCCCTAAATCATTGCGTTCTAAATCTACCAGCATGATGTGTTCGGCGCGTTCTTTGGTGTTGCTGAGTAAATCTTGCGCTAGTTGACTATCTTGTTCTAGATTAGCTCCACGCGATCGCGTGCCGGCGATCGGTCTAGTTTCAGCTTGCCCATTTTGTAATAATACCAGCCGTTCTGGTGAACAGCTAATCACTTCTCCCCAAGGTGTTTGCCAATAGCTAGCAAATGGGGAAGGATTAATTTTTTGCAAGGCTAAATAAATTTCCCAACCAGAATTTTTGGTAGTGGCTTCAAATCGCAATGAAAGATTAGCTTGAAAAATATCTCCCGCTTGAATATATTTCTTCACCTGGTTGACAGATGTTTCGTAATCTGTTTGTGAGGTGTGGAAATGTATGGGGTGATGATTTTGTCTCTCCAGATTCTCCCAATTAGGGGATGAGGGCGATGGGGGAGTTTTTTCTTCTCTGACTCCCTTATCTAACTTTTTGTGTAAATCATCCAGTCCATGCTGAACGCTAGAAGCTAGCCAGAGCAACTGATCCCCGTGATCTAAAACTGCAAAACTCTCTGGTTCGTACCAATAAGCGACAGGAAAGGGTAAATTGTCAGATTTGTGTTGGGGTAGCTGTTCAATTTCCCATGCTATGTCATAGCCTAGCCATCCTAACCAACCGCCGGTAAATGGGAGGTGGGGAGAGGGAGAGGGTAAGAGGGGGGGATTTTTTTGGAGTAAATTTTCGAGAAAGGGGAAAACTTCTCCTAGCGCTGGTGTCCACATTTGGGGGATACCATCGACTATCCGGGGAGCGCCTGCACAGATAGAATAGCGACTAAGTTGGGGATGAGCGGTTGGTGTGGGGTAGGGACTCTCTAATAATGTGGCAATTCCAGACGCAGTTGTCGAGCGAAACAGGGTAGCGAAGATTTCTGAACCAGTGCGATTTTCTAGAGGAAGCGATCGCCAATACCAATTTTGAGTCATAACAAGTTAAGTGTCAAAAGTCCAGAGTCAAGCGTCCAAAATTGATGACAGAAGCAGGACTTATGCAAACAATAGCGCAAACCCTGATTTTACTGTAGTCGTGTCAGTCCAGTGTTATGTCGTAGGCTAACGCACCCTACCGAACTATAATTTTCATCAAAAAAACTTAACCGAACCGTATTGGGTTGGATTGAAGGATGAAACTCAACAGTTTATGGGGTTTGTTGGGTTTCGCTCAACTCTAGCCAAGCTACGTCTAAAGCTTCAGACTTTAGACTTCATACTTCAGACTTCATTTAAAATTTATTTCCTAAAGCTAGCCGCACACCCCAAAATAGGGTTAAAGCCGCTATGGCTAGCCAGTCGCGTGCTTTTAGCCGTAAGTCATGCCAAACTACGCGGTGTTCATTAGGACTGGTAAAACCACGTACCATCATGGCGCTGGCCATTTGTTCTGCACGCAATAGCAGATTTTCTAACAGTCTCTCGGCAACAATCATCCAAAGTTTGACTGCACCTTTTA contains these protein-coding regions:
- a CDS encoding YggS family pyridoxal phosphate-dependent enzyme, which gives rise to MISSINERIAKIRAALPAAVKLIAVSKTVPAEIIRSAYAAGIRDFAESRIQEAAAKQMELQNLSDITWHFIGHLQSNKAKKALEQFQWIHSVDNLQLAQRLNQLAPQIGVSPQICLQVKILPDPSKSGWSVPELLAELPVINQCKNLQIQGLMTIPPLGLDNAGILNVFNSTRQLAKEIQDQNWSHIKMQHLSMGMSGDYQLAVQAGTTMVRLGTILFGDRS
- a CDS encoding anthranilate synthase component I, producing the protein MTQNWYWRSLPLENRTGSEIFATLFRSTTASGIATLLESPYPTPTAHPQLSRYSICAGAPRIVDGIPQMWTPALGEVFPFLENLLQKNPPLLPSPSPHLPFTGGWLGWLGYDIAWEIEQLPQHKSDNLPFPVAYWYEPESFAVLDHGDQLLWLASSVQHGLDDLHKKLDKGVREEKTPPSPSSPNWENLERQNHHPIHFHTSQTDYETSVNQVKKYIQAGDIFQANLSLRFEATTKNSGWEIYLALQKINPSPFASYWQTPWGEVISCSPERLVLLQNGQAETRPIAGTRSRGANLEQDSQLAQDLLSNTKERAEHIMLVDLERNDLGRVCDWGTVFVDELLTIELYSHVMHLVSNVKGSLRCDRTAVDLIRALFPGGTITGCPKVRCMEIIEELEPVRRSLFYGSCGYLDWRGNLDLNILIRTLLLAPLPHSALNTVWGQVGAGIVADSDPEREWYESLHKAQAQLTALNS
- a CDS encoding cell division protein SepF; translated protein: MNNIFSKLRDFVGLNEQVEYEYYEDEPETESYQNLYQQENSQAIPQEAAAQNRRWREPMPTMGDDVAATSPKPMGNVIGMPGAINGISEVLVLEPRTFEEMPQAIQALRERKSVVLNLTIMDPDQAQRAVDFVAGGTYALDGHQERIGESIFLFTPSCVQVSTHGGVIHEVPQPPARPARTPGVTPTWGNEATRMAQ
- the proC gene encoding pyrroline-5-carboxylate reductase, with amino-acid sequence MTIKFGLIGGGVMGEALLSRLIVRGIYQPSEVIVSEPQTSRQNFIKQQYNVAVTTDNSLVFEQTKEVIFLAVKPQVFSAIAQELGDITITPDTPLVISILAGVPLVQLEAGFPQFPVIRAMPNTPATVGAGITAICLGAYTHTKHYQIAQQVFSAVGEVVEVPETLMDAVTGLSGSGPAYVALMVEALADGGVAVGLPRTIANQLALQTVLGTAKLLQETKIHPAELKDRVTSPGGTTIAGVAQLEKAAFRSALIEAVKAATERSQELGK
- the pipX gene encoding transcriptional coactivator PipX, giving the protein MNPESAETYINHPTWGLLYRISMIDDNQDLFTTLYAQRLFFLVTNDVKGLKFQSIGRTEARMMLENRLRTLRRSGQPQEYDQLQSVFQRTFQ